One window of the Dethiosulfovibrio russensis genome contains the following:
- a CDS encoding TRAP transporter substrate-binding protein — MRKSVMCALAAMLVVSAVSTGLAKERTLKLAHVVNEQDAFHVCALKFKEVVEAGGEDLKVTIFPNAKLGDERTLLENMRMGVVDAAIITGGPIINFMPQFGVFDLPFLFRDTDHAYAVLDGPVGQKMLDGMEKFGWKGLAYGERGFRNLTNSVRPVKEPEDMKGLKIRLMQNPVYVESFKTLGANAVPMAWTEALTALQQGTIDGQENPLNVIVSFKLYESQKYLALTRHAYAPNVIMMSMATWKKLSSSQHELIENAAKAASKANRDLDNQKAAEWLQFLKDQGMEVTEPDLAAFREAVKPIYDKYTDKFGAETIKAIVDTK, encoded by the coding sequence ATGAGAAAATCTGTGATGTGCGCTTTGGCCGCTATGTTGGTCGTTTCAGCGGTGAGTACCGGTTTAGCCAAGGAAAGAACCCTCAAGCTGGCCCACGTGGTCAACGAACAGGACGCCTTTCACGTGTGTGCTCTGAAGTTCAAGGAAGTGGTGGAGGCTGGGGGCGAGGATCTGAAGGTTACCATTTTTCCCAACGCCAAGTTAGGCGACGAGAGGACCCTTCTGGAGAACATGAGGATGGGAGTGGTGGACGCGGCGATCATAACCGGAGGCCCGATCATCAACTTTATGCCTCAGTTCGGTGTTTTCGACCTGCCTTTCCTCTTCCGGGATACCGACCATGCCTACGCGGTGTTGGACGGCCCGGTGGGACAGAAGATGCTGGACGGTATGGAAAAGTTCGGATGGAAGGGACTTGCCTACGGAGAGAGGGGATTCCGCAACCTCACCAACAGCGTGAGGCCCGTTAAGGAGCCTGAGGACATGAAGGGGCTTAAGATACGGCTCATGCAGAATCCGGTTTACGTCGAGAGCTTCAAGACCCTTGGAGCTAACGCCGTCCCCATGGCATGGACCGAGGCCCTGACGGCTCTTCAGCAGGGAACCATAGACGGGCAGGAAAATCCTCTGAACGTGATAGTTTCCTTCAAGCTCTACGAGAGCCAGAAATATCTTGCATTGACCAGGCATGCCTACGCTCCGAACGTCATAATGATGAGCATGGCTACATGGAAGAAGCTCTCTTCCTCGCAGCATGAGTTGATCGAGAACGCCGCCAAGGCTGCCTCCAAGGCGAACAGAGACCTGGACAACCAGAAGGCCGCCGAGTGGCTCCAGTTCTTGAAGGATCAGGGTATGGAGGTTACGGAGCCGGATCTTGCGGCTTTCCGAGAGGCTGTAAAACCCATATACGACAAATATACCGATAAGTTCGGTGCCGAGACGATCAAGGCCATCGTCGACACGAAATAA
- the ilvD gene encoding dihydroxy-acid dehydratase: MNSDFVKKGFERAPHRSLMKANGYTDWEIDRPWIGVVNAYNSIIPGHIHLNRIAGAVKAGVYAAGGLPLEFPVIGVCDGIAMGHKGMKFSLPSRELIKDSIELMTQAHGLDGLVLVTNCDKIIPAMAMAAATLDIPSIVISGGAMLAGSSPGCATDLSTVFEAVGKKAVDQISDKELLELEDSACPTCGSCSGMFTANTMNCMMEALGLALPWNGTIPAVFAARDRLAKDAGRQIMELLEKDIKPRKILTKKAFENAVAVDMALGGSTNTALHLPAVAHSAGVDLTLEDMDAISRRTPHLCSMSPGGAHHIEDLWKAGGIQAVLKELLDAGLIHGDSITCTGRTVAENVAEAEIKDRSVIHPVSDPVDPEGGIAVLKGTLAPDGAVVKQTAVSPEMMRHRGPARVFESEEAAGEAIMKGLISDGDVIVIRYEGPKGGPGMREMLAPTSAIMGRGQGGSVALITDGRFSGATRGASIGHVSPEAAAGGPIGLVEDGDEIVIDIPARKLDLMVDADELERRKREWIPMMQPGATSYLERYRAFVTSGNRGAVFQD, from the coding sequence TTGAACAGCGATTTCGTAAAGAAGGGGTTCGAGAGGGCTCCTCATCGATCCTTGATGAAGGCAAACGGTTACACCGATTGGGAGATCGACCGTCCTTGGATAGGGGTCGTCAACGCCTATAACTCGATCATTCCGGGGCATATTCACCTCAACCGTATAGCCGGAGCGGTCAAAGCCGGTGTCTATGCAGCAGGAGGTCTCCCTCTTGAGTTTCCCGTAATAGGGGTGTGCGATGGGATAGCCATGGGGCACAAGGGGATGAAATTCTCCCTTCCCAGCAGAGAGCTGATAAAGGACTCTATAGAGCTTATGACCCAGGCCCACGGTCTGGACGGTCTTGTGTTGGTCACCAACTGCGATAAGATCATACCGGCCATGGCGATGGCGGCGGCCACTCTGGATATACCTTCCATAGTGATCAGCGGCGGTGCCATGTTGGCCGGTTCCTCCCCCGGTTGCGCTACCGATCTGAGTACGGTATTCGAGGCGGTTGGGAAAAAAGCGGTCGATCAGATATCCGATAAGGAGCTTCTCGAGCTAGAGGATTCGGCCTGTCCTACCTGTGGTTCCTGTTCGGGAATGTTCACCGCCAACACCATGAACTGCATGATGGAAGCTTTGGGACTGGCACTTCCCTGGAATGGGACCATTCCCGCCGTGTTCGCCGCCAGGGATCGTCTGGCCAAGGATGCAGGCAGACAGATAATGGAACTGTTGGAGAAGGATATAAAGCCCAGAAAGATATTGACGAAAAAGGCCTTCGAGAACGCAGTAGCGGTAGATATGGCTCTGGGAGGTTCCACCAACACAGCTCTCCATCTTCCCGCCGTCGCCCACTCGGCCGGGGTGGATCTCACCTTGGAGGATATGGACGCCATCAGCCGCCGTACACCTCACCTGTGCAGCATGAGCCCTGGCGGGGCTCATCACATAGAGGATCTCTGGAAGGCCGGAGGAATCCAAGCCGTGCTGAAAGAGCTTCTGGACGCCGGTTTGATTCACGGAGATTCGATCACCTGCACCGGTCGTACCGTGGCGGAGAACGTGGCCGAAGCGGAGATCAAGGACAGGTCGGTTATCCATCCCGTCTCAGATCCGGTTGATCCCGAGGGTGGTATAGCCGTCCTCAAGGGAACGTTGGCTCCCGACGGAGCGGTGGTGAAGCAGACCGCCGTGTCTCCCGAGATGATGCGTCACAGAGGTCCAGCCAGGGTTTTCGAGTCGGAGGAGGCGGCGGGAGAGGCCATAATGAAAGGCCTCATCTCCGACGGAGACGTTATAGTCATCCGCTACGAGGGACCTAAGGGTGGACCTGGAATGAGGGAGATGCTGGCTCCCACCTCGGCGATAATGGGAAGAGGGCAGGGTGGCTCAGTGGCTCTAATAACCGACGGGCGTTTCTCCGGGGCCACCAGAGGAGCCTCCATAGGCCACGTGTCGCCGGAAGCCGCCGCAGGAGGACCTATAGGGCTTGTCGAAGACGGCGACGAAATAGTGATAGATATACCTGCCAGAAAACTGGATCTCATGGTCGACGCCGATGAGTTGGAACGCCGCAAGAGGGAATGGATTCCGATGATGCAGCCCGGGGCCACCTCGTATCTGGAGCGCTACAGGGCTTTCGTTACGTCCGGCAACAGAGGGGCGGTTTTTCAGGACTGA
- a CDS encoding TRAP transporter small permease, producing the protein MAFVTVLSDRVNRACEVLLFVLMIAMVALTTAQILCRIFGDALIWSEELVRFMLVGASLVGAAVAFYRGSHISITFLTERLPRPLRLFVAVVVQSMAVAFFVIVGWYGGALMETEAFQTTPALGVSMRWIYAMYPLFCVVVILHLVAGFKGLFEGDS; encoded by the coding sequence ATGGCTTTCGTTACTGTCTTGAGCGATAGGGTGAACAGGGCCTGCGAGGTCCTTCTGTTCGTCCTCATGATAGCTATGGTAGCCCTGACGACAGCTCAGATACTCTGCCGGATATTCGGGGACGCCCTCATATGGTCCGAGGAGTTGGTACGGTTCATGCTGGTTGGAGCCTCGCTGGTAGGAGCCGCCGTCGCCTTTTACCGGGGAAGTCATATATCGATAACTTTTCTTACCGAGAGGCTTCCCCGGCCTCTGCGCCTTTTCGTGGCGGTGGTGGTGCAGTCCATGGCCGTGGCTTTCTTCGTGATAGTGGGCTGGTACGGAGGTGCTCTTATGGAGACCGAGGCCTTTCAGACGACTCCGGCTCTGGGCGTTTCCATGAGGTGGATCTACGCCATGTATCCTCTTTTCTGTGTCGTGGTGATACTCCATCTCGTGGCCGGTTTCAAAGGTCTCTTTGAGGGGGATTCCTGA
- a CDS encoding TRAP transporter large permease, translated as MGFVLGGAFFLLMALGMPIGLAIGVAATIVLLLNGLPLQMVPQMMFTGNNSFALVAVPFFILAGDILAKGGISERIVAFAEASLGRIRGGLSIVSTVASMFIAAISGSGAATTAAVGSALLPELKEKGYDLDFSAALIAASGTIGVVIPPSVPMVLYAVIAGESVAKLFMAGFIPGALMGTGLIVLALRVAKKRNYPAADPVPKEEKRRRFKDSIWGLMTPVIILGGIFSGFFTPSEAAAIAVVYSLGVAFFVYRSMDWKKFYRLVVGAGVTSSLIMFIIATSKLFGWGLAFYEVPEAVASALLGVAGGNEAMVYLMILVIVLLAGMVMETASALIILTPIFLPTVIQMGGDLIHFGVMIAVGLAIGMATPPVAIDIYVASAITGLSVEEISRPIVPMVLVLMAVLLLTTYVPWLTVFLPSLIWG; from the coding sequence ATGGGGTTCGTGTTGGGAGGCGCTTTTTTCCTGCTGATGGCGCTGGGGATGCCGATAGGCCTGGCCATAGGGGTGGCTGCCACTATAGTCCTGCTTCTCAACGGCCTGCCCCTTCAGATGGTGCCTCAGATGATGTTTACGGGGAACAACTCTTTTGCCCTGGTGGCAGTTCCATTCTTCATATTGGCCGGTGATATTCTGGCCAAGGGGGGGATCTCCGAGAGGATCGTGGCGTTTGCCGAGGCCTCTCTGGGCAGGATCAGAGGGGGGCTCTCGATAGTCTCCACAGTGGCCTCCATGTTCATAGCGGCCATCTCCGGCTCCGGCGCTGCTACTACCGCCGCTGTGGGATCGGCCCTTCTGCCGGAACTCAAGGAAAAGGGCTACGATCTGGATTTTTCCGCCGCTCTCATCGCAGCGTCGGGGACCATCGGAGTGGTTATACCGCCCAGCGTTCCGATGGTGCTCTACGCCGTTATAGCCGGAGAGTCTGTGGCAAAGCTTTTTATGGCTGGATTCATTCCCGGAGCTCTTATGGGAACGGGGCTTATCGTTCTGGCTCTCCGGGTTGCAAAGAAGAGAAACTACCCTGCCGCCGATCCCGTTCCTAAGGAGGAGAAGAGGCGGCGTTTTAAGGATTCGATATGGGGTCTGATGACCCCTGTGATAATACTAGGGGGGATCTTCTCAGGTTTCTTCACCCCTTCGGAGGCGGCGGCCATAGCCGTGGTGTATTCTCTGGGAGTCGCTTTCTTTGTCTATCGTTCCATGGATTGGAAGAAGTTCTATCGCCTGGTGGTGGGGGCGGGGGTTACCTCGTCTTTGATAATGTTCATCATAGCGACGTCCAAGCTTTTCGGATGGGGATTGGCCTTTTACGAGGTCCCGGAGGCTGTCGCCAGTGCCTTGTTAGGCGTGGCCGGAGGCAACGAGGCCATGGTGTATCTGATGATACTTGTGATAGTGCTCCTGGCCGGTATGGTGATGGAGACAGCTTCGGCATTGATAATACTGACACCGATCTTTCTGCCCACGGTAATTCAGATGGGAGGAGATCTGATCCATTTCGGCGTGATGATAGCGGTTGGACTGGCTATCGGTATGGCCACGCCTCCGGTGGCTATCGATATCTACGTCGCCAGCGCCATAACGGGGCTGTCGGTGGAGGAGATAAGCCGCCCTATAGTTCCTATGGTCCTGGTGCTTATGGCTGTGCTTCTGTTGACCACCTACGTTCCGTGGCTGACGGTTTTTCTGCCCAGCCTGATATGGGGTTAA